GTTTGGGCTCCATTTTCTTTTTCCAATTCCCTTTGGGCTCGGCGCACGCTCTGAACGATCTCTGGGGTTAACGCCCGGTCCAGCGCTTGGGCAAATCTCCGGGCATTCCATTGTTGAGACGAAAGGGTCACGCCGAAATGGCGGAGTTCTCCTAATCGAGCATGAATAGGCTGATCGAAGAGGCAGGGACAAAAGACGGATGGTCGTCCCGCCCGGAGAGTTTTGGAGAGGGTTCCCGCACCACAGCAATGGGTTACAGCCAACGAGCGCGGAAAAAGCCAGCTGTGAGGGGCTCTGGCCAGGACCAGGATCTGGGGATCGGGAGGGAATCTTTGTTGGGTCTCTGGTCCGGTCAAAAGCACAGCCCGGACTCCTGAGAGCTTCGCCGCCTCGTAGGCTTCCACATAAAATCTCCCTGGGCGCGCCACCATGGTGCTTCCTAGCGTAAAAACCCATGGAGGAGACCCTCTTTCCATAAACGCCAAAAGCTCAGGAGAAACCTCGCATTCGTTTTCATAGAAAGAATACCCGCAAATCCGGTGATGGGAAGGCCAGTCCTGGGAAGGAGAAAAAAGGATCCGGCTGTAGAGGTGGAGAACCAGTTTCGGTGAGTAGTCATAGAGCACACCCCTGGCGGGGGGAAGACCCAAGCTATGTCGCAGCCGGTTAAACCCAGGGTCAAAACGACGGCTAATCCAGCCGGCGGCCATCTTCCACAGGGTTTGCCGGCAAAAAAAGGGAAGAGGCAGCTTCGGAAAAACGGGGGGTGGCAGCCCTCCGGAAGGGGTTGCGACCGGGGAAAGGCACACGGTTACCCAGGGAAGACCGGCACGCTGGCTTGCAAAAGCGCCCCCGAAAGCGAAGTGGTGGGCGACAAGGCAATCGTACTCCGGAGCCAGTTGAAGAAGAGCCTTGGCCATGGAAAGGGCTGCCGCATAGGCTCCCTTTTCCACCAGAGCTTCCAGGGCTTCTAGACCCCACCGGCGCTGGCTCCATAGCTGGGCAACCTCCCGGAGCGCCCAGGGATCTGGGGCTGCGGCAACAAACGGGACCTGGGCGCGCTCTGTGTGCTCTTCCCAGCCCGACGGTCCTACCAGTAGAACCTCGTGCCCTCGAGCTTGGAGCTTTTGGGCCAAACCCAGGAAAGGAAAAAGATCTCCAAGCGAACCCCAACTGGCCAAAAGAAACCGCATGCTCCTGGCTTTGTTTCTCCCGGTCCGGAAAATACCCCCCTTTTGTCCTCGTCTTTTTCTTATCCACCCGTCGGCCGTTCGATGTGGCCTCCAAACTTTTGTCGCATAGCCGAGAGCATTTTTTCGGAAAACGGGTGGTCCTGGCGGGAACGAAAGCGCCGAAAGAGCGAAGAGGAGATCGCCTCCATCGGCACCGCCAGCCGGAGGGCAACCGAAAGAGTCCATCTTCCTTCTCCGGAATCTTCCACGATCCCTGTGTAACGGGAAAGAAGCGCATCCTCGTGGAGAGCCATAGCGACCAGATCCAAAAGCCACGAGCGAATCACGCTCCCCCG
The genomic region above belongs to Candidatus Methylacidithermus pantelleriae and contains:
- a CDS encoding glycosyltransferase, with the protein product MRFLLASWGSLGDLFPFLGLAQKLQARGHEVLLVGPSGWEEHTERAQVPFVAAAPDPWALREVAQLWSQRRWGLEALEALVEKGAYAAALSMAKALLQLAPEYDCLVAHHFAFGGAFASQRAGLPWVTVCLSPVATPSGGLPPPVFPKLPLPFFCRQTLWKMAAGWISRRFDPGFNRLRHSLGLPPARGVLYDYSPKLVLHLYSRILFSPSQDWPSHHRICGYSFYENECEVSPELLAFMERGSPPWVFTLGSTMVARPGRFYVEAYEAAKLSGVRAVLLTGPETQQRFPPDPQILVLARAPHSWLFPRSLAVTHCCGAGTLSKTLRAGRPSVFCPCLFDQPIHARLGELRHFGVTLSSQQWNARRFAQALDRALTPEIVQSVRRAQRELEKENGAQTASQLLEEFAASEKPWKGFQFGQARLEPPHAPATRPVPIAGNDEA